The following are encoded in a window of Methanococcus voltae genomic DNA:
- a CDS encoding DUF2798 domain-containing protein, with the protein MIFGLFMSVLMAFGMSLVMTASVLGFNEALLRAWPSKFLIGIVVAIPYSFIAGPIAKIITSKIVETPSEDE; encoded by the coding sequence ATGATTTTTGGACTTTTTATGTCAGTATTAATGGCTTTTGGCATGTCTCTTGTAATGACTGCTTCGGTTTTAGGATTTAATGAAGCTTTATTACGTGCTTGGCCGTCTAAATTTTTAATAGGTATTGTAGTAGCAATCCCCTATTCATTTATTGCAGGACCGATTGCTAAAATAATAACCTCTAAAATCGTTGAAACACCCTCAGAAGACGAATAA
- the surE gene encoding 5'/3'-nucleotidase SurE, with the protein MDKIDILLVNDDGIQSNGLLELKNSLESNFDANVTVVAPSNQQSGIGRAISLFEPLRITKVKLPDCTEGFAVSGTPTDCVVLGIFKILDRIPDYVISGINIGENLGTEITTSGTLGAAFEGAHHGAKSIACSLQVKTDDIKFNEGHAPVEFKNSAKILSNVLKKSIDGNVFDSGCDVLNVNVPHEADAQTPWEITTLAKKMYTTHIDQRKDPRGRDYYWIDGSPVYDEEEGTDVHAVRNKNNVSITPLTLDTTLKNLELFKKEYSDKLI; encoded by the coding sequence GTGGATAAAATTGATATATTATTAGTTAATGATGATGGAATTCAATCGAATGGACTATTGGAATTAAAAAATTCATTGGAAAGCAATTTTGATGCAAATGTGACTGTTGTAGCTCCTTCAAATCAACAAAGTGGTATCGGAAGAGCTATAAGTTTATTTGAACCCCTTAGGATAACAAAAGTTAAACTTCCAGACTGTACCGAAGGTTTTGCCGTTTCTGGAACGCCTACAGACTGTGTTGTTCTTGGAATATTTAAGATACTTGATAGAATACCAGATTACGTGATATCTGGAATAAATATTGGTGAAAATTTAGGTACTGAAATCACCACTTCCGGAACTTTAGGAGCTGCTTTTGAAGGGGCTCATCACGGTGCTAAGTCAATAGCTTGTTCATTACAGGTTAAAACTGACGATATTAAATTTAATGAGGGTCATGCTCCTGTTGAATTTAAAAATTCAGCTAAAATATTGAGCAATGTGCTTAAAAAATCTATTGACGGTAACGTATTTGATAGCGGATGTGATGTCTTAAACGTGAATGTACCGCATGAAGCAGATGCTCAAACACCTTGGGAAATCACTACACTCGCTAAAAAAATGTATACTACCCATATTGACCAGAGAAAAGACCCTAGAGGCAGAGATTACTACTGGATTGATGGTAGCCCAGTATATGACGAAGAAGAAGGTACGGATGTGCACGCCGTTAGAAATAAAAATAATGTTTCAATTACGCCTCTTACTTTAGATACTACCTTGAAAAATTTAGAATTGTTTAAAAAAGAATATTCTGATAAATTAATTTAA
- a CDS encoding Rpp14/Pop5 family protein → MLKTLPPTLREKKRYLAFEILHKEELSNDDVIGIIRSSIIEYCGFKECATANPWLIDYSNGMGILRVERTQVDNVKASLIMVSHYKRNPINIRVMGVSNSIKNIRKKFLHVPHEPYYKIIQRKKREYQNKLKKQ, encoded by the coding sequence ATGTTAAAGACATTGCCCCCTACATTAAGGGAAAAAAAGAGATATTTGGCTTTTGAAATACTTCATAAGGAAGAACTTTCAAATGATGATGTCATAGGAATAATTAGAAGTTCTATAATTGAGTATTGTGGATTTAAAGAATGTGCTACTGCTAATCCTTGGTTAATTGACTATAGCAACGGAATGGGAATTTTAAGAGTCGAAAGAACACAAGTTGACAACGTAAAAGCTTCCTTAATCATGGTAAGCCATTATAAGCGAAATCCAATAAATATACGAGTTATGGGAGTTTCAAATTCTATAAAGAATATCAGAAAAAAATTCTTACACGTTCCTCACGAGCCATATTATAAGATAATTCAAAGAAAAAAACGAGAATATCAAAATAAGTTAAAAAAACAATAA
- the flaK gene encoding preflagellin peptidase FlaK: MIAYAIGLLGLLIASIQDIKSREIENYIWIGMAVIGLILSAYLSFTTGNFMPIFSSISGFIICFIIGYLMFVLGIGGADGKILMGMGALIPSYAFPVYSSLQPLYTMEYIPWFPLLVFFNGVILMIVLPIYLFFKNLSNGVKPKKLKEYVLMFVGEYITVAEAKKGNKVVLGKGKDVKLIPSVNDDKNYDLSKYKDTQYVWATPELPLLVPIALSYIITPFLGDKVLSIILPM, translated from the coding sequence TTGATAGCATACGCAATAGGACTTTTGGGATTATTAATTGCTTCTATACAGGATATCAAATCCCGAGAGATAGAAAATTATATTTGGATAGGAATGGCAGTTATAGGATTGATTTTATCCGCATACTTATCATTCACGACAGGCAACTTCATGCCCATATTCTCTTCAATATCTGGGTTTATAATATGCTTTATAATTGGTTATTTAATGTTTGTATTAGGCATCGGTGGTGCGGATGGTAAAATATTAATGGGGATGGGCGCATTAATTCCAAGCTACGCATTTCCAGTATATTCTTCACTTCAGCCACTATATACTATGGAATATATACCATGGTTCCCATTGTTGGTTTTCTTCAACGGTGTCATATTAATGATTGTATTACCAATATATTTGTTCTTTAAAAACCTTTCAAACGGTGTAAAACCTAAAAAATTGAAAGAATACGTTTTAATGTTCGTCGGTGAATACATAACCGTAGCAGAAGCTAAAAAAGGAAACAAAGTAGTATTGGGAAAAGGAAAAGATGTTAAACTAATACCTTCAGTAAATGATGATAAAAATTATGATTTGTCAAAGTACAAAGATACGCAATATGTTTGGGCAACGCCTGAATTGCCTTTATTAGTGCCAATTGCATTATCCTACATCATAACGCCGTTTTTAGGTGACAAAGTACTTAGTATTATATTACCGATGTAA
- the cgi121 gene encoding KEOPS complex subunit Cgi121 has product MNEITNENEIVKKNKFKINGETFVILGIKDATINNDVFQLNKKFEFQMLNADCIATIEHIKHSILQTMTKKNISNNFWVEILVRASATRQISTAIKLLGAKSGNVCLICKDEETAEVIIDKIGGNIQKDVVEFLNVSDNVNDEKFKNIVSIYGLKNVYTVDDLIKRVIEEIAIVECKV; this is encoded by the coding sequence ATGAATGAAATTACAAACGAAAACGAAATAGTTAAAAAAAATAAATTTAAAATCAATGGCGAAACATTTGTAATACTTGGAATTAAGGATGCAACTATTAATAATGATGTATTTCAATTAAACAAGAAATTTGAATTTCAAATGTTAAATGCGGATTGTATAGCTACTATTGAACATATTAAACATAGTATATTGCAAACTATGACTAAAAAAAATATTTCAAATAATTTTTGGGTGGAGATATTAGTGAGGGCTTCCGCCACTCGGCAAATATCAACAGCTATTAAATTATTGGGTGCAAAGTCCGGCAATGTATGCCTCATCTGTAAAGATGAAGAAACTGCAGAAGTTATTATCGATAAAATTGGCGGAAATATTCAAAAAGATGTTGTAGAATTTTTAAATGTTTCTGACAATGTTAACGACGAAAAATTCAAAAACATAGTTAGTATATACGGCTTAAAAAACGTTTATACAGTTGATGACTTGATTAAAAGAGTTATTGAAGAAATAGCTATTGTAGAGTGTAAAGTTTAG
- the hisD gene encoding histidinol dehydrogenase — protein sequence MIFKKIDDLNEEELQKIMDRNKTNMDNILPIVGDILKNVRENKDSALKEYTKKFDGVDIENFRVTKEEIETAYENVDSKVVCSLEQAHENIYEFHKAQFDNLKEWALEKDGISTGQIIRPIEKAGCYVPGGKAFYPSSVLMTTIPAKVAGVKEVVVTSPPNGTEGNYATLVASDICKVDSIFKLGGAQAIASLAYGTESIPKVDIIVGPGNIFVTTAKKLVYGEVAIDFPAGPSEVLIICDEETNADYVALDFLAQAEHDPNASCVITTTSEDKAVEIKNRIIETAQNAKRKEIIIKALENSAIVYGSLDQCIDLSNEYAPEHLEIMTKNPREVLKYINNAGSIFLGHYAPVPVGDYASGTNHVLPTSGCAKMYSGLSVETFIKKPTVQELTRDGLKSIADIVTTIAEAEGLYNHAEAVKGRLQ from the coding sequence ATTATTTTTAAAAAAATTGATGATTTAAATGAAGAAGAACTTCAAAAAATAATGGATAGAAATAAGACCAATATGGACAATATATTGCCAATAGTGGGCGATATCCTCAAAAATGTTAGGGAAAATAAAGATTCTGCATTGAAAGAATATACAAAAAAGTTCGATGGTGTAGATATCGAGAATTTTAGAGTTACAAAAGAAGAAATTGAAACTGCGTATGAAAATGTAGATTCTAAAGTCGTATGTAGTTTAGAACAAGCTCACGAAAATATTTACGAGTTCCACAAAGCTCAATTTGATAATTTAAAAGAATGGGCTTTAGAAAAAGATGGAATCAGTACGGGACAAATCATAAGACCTATTGAAAAAGCAGGTTGTTATGTTCCAGGTGGTAAAGCTTTCTATCCATCATCTGTATTAATGACCACAATTCCTGCAAAAGTTGCAGGTGTTAAAGAAGTTGTTGTAACGTCCCCCCCAAATGGAACCGAGGGTAATTACGCAACCTTAGTGGCTTCCGATATTTGTAAGGTAGATAGCATCTTTAAACTAGGGGGTGCTCAAGCAATTGCAAGTTTAGCATACGGTACTGAAAGCATTCCTAAAGTTGATATTATCGTAGGTCCGGGTAACATATTTGTGACAACGGCTAAAAAATTAGTTTACGGTGAAGTAGCAATTGATTTCCCAGCGGGACCATCAGAAGTCTTAATAATTTGTGACGAAGAAACAAATGCGGATTATGTAGCCCTTGATTTCTTAGCACAAGCTGAACACGACCCTAATGCGTCTTGTGTGATTACAACCACTTCAGAAGATAAAGCGGTTGAAATCAAGAACAGAATAATTGAAACTGCACAGAATGCTAAGAGAAAGGAAATAATAATAAAAGCTTTGGAAAATTCCGCAATAGTTTACGGTAGTTTAGACCAGTGTATCGACTTATCAAATGAATATGCTCCGGAACACCTTGAAATAATGACTAAAAATCCAAGGGAAGTTTTAAAATACATCAATAATGCAGGAAGCATATTTTTGGGTCACTATGCACCAGTGCCTGTTGGAGATTATGCAAGCGGTACAAATCACGTTTTACCAACTTCAGGATGTGCAAAAATGTACTCTGGACTTAGCGTAGAAACGTTTATTAAAAAGCCTACAGTTCAAGAATTAACTAGAGATGGATTAAAAAGTATTGCAGATATTGTAACTACCATTGCGGAAGCAGAAGGTCTATACAACCACGCTGAAGCAGTTAAAGGTAGATTACAATAG
- a CDS encoding phosphoadenosine phosphosulfate reductase family protein, which translates to MENTGKPLNTKNLKFTQWTIEKRNLHDLNELKSNILKNLENSDLLDKKALLMLSGGKDSATALALCKELNINVDLCIHYVHNWSWDISKNEAEKLAKKYKVPIIFPDITEKLSKKIRGAKGKSICRICKDIMKIRAVEYANENGFDIIITGDTALEKISGPILDDLRAKNPNSEDKEFYHKMELSKIPRRYDTYFLRPLLRLSQNDVMAIHEHYDINVQRVHEVGDKIGHWREGCCLKYCDPEEKITTDLFDEVFHLNKYLTEVARENNIRASVLLPSKDILVLPKTKSNVKIVLDAINDFYASRSRSISTNETSIPSKNGDENENKSKDENKNETLTLDNFNYSRWQGW; encoded by the coding sequence ATGGAAAATACAGGAAAACCCCTAAATACTAAAAACTTAAAATTCACTCAATGGACTATTGAAAAACGAAATTTACACGATTTAAATGAATTAAAGTCAAATATTCTAAAAAATTTAGAAAATAGCGATTTATTGGATAAAAAAGCTCTTTTAATGTTAAGTGGGGGCAAAGATAGTGCAACTGCACTTGCATTATGTAAAGAATTAAATATAAATGTTGATTTATGTATTCATTACGTTCACAACTGGAGCTGGGATATTTCAAAAAACGAAGCTGAAAAGTTGGCTAAAAAATACAAAGTACCTATTATATTCCCCGATATAACGGAAAAGCTCTCTAAAAAAATCCGCGGTGCAAAAGGTAAGAGTATCTGTAGGATATGTAAAGACATAATGAAAATTAGGGCTGTAGAATATGCAAATGAAAACGGCTTTGATATCATAATAACTGGTGACACCGCCTTGGAAAAAATCTCAGGACCAATTTTAGATGATTTAAGAGCAAAAAACCCAAATTCCGAAGACAAAGAGTTTTATCATAAAATGGAACTTTCGAAAATCCCAAGACGTTATGATACTTATTTTTTGAGACCCTTATTAAGACTAAGCCAAAATGATGTCATGGCAATTCACGAGCATTATGATATAAACGTACAACGTGTTCACGAAGTAGGGGATAAAATCGGTCATTGGAGGGAAGGTTGCTGTTTGAAATATTGTGACCCTGAAGAAAAAATAACAACAGATTTATTCGATGAAGTTTTTCACTTGAATAAATACCTCACAGAAGTTGCAAGGGAAAATAATATACGAGCTTCCGTATTATTACCTTCAAAGGACATATTGGTTCTTCCAAAGACGAAAAGCAATGTGAAAATAGTTTTAGATGCAATAAATGATTTTTATGCGTCAAGATCTAGGTCTATATCAACCAATGAAACTTCTATACCTTCTA
- a CDS encoding methanogenesis marker 17 protein: protein MAKINVECTDPEGKEIYDRIIQTNLEDLVLGKSILQVTMICNLEEPYFIIGALPKSTSRAISLRDIAEIAEEIKEDDKVIKKLIIIDETYAPKLLEKINVIDQPSRLEVVTDSDIELNTKVYDAKDEFIDKVLDFMNRVFPEGMRVRQTLHGKSIVMVASEKPIAPEWLKEANDLKETLENQ from the coding sequence ATGGCAAAGATAAATGTAGAATGTACTGACCCAGAAGGAAAGGAAATATATGATAGAATAATCCAAACAAACCTTGAAGATTTGGTTTTGGGTAAATCAATACTACAAGTTACCATGATTTGTAATTTGGAAGAACCTTATTTTATAATAGGCGCATTGCCTAAGTCTACTTCTAGAGCAATTAGTTTAAGGGATATTGCAGAGATAGCCGAAGAAATAAAGGAAGATGACAAAGTTATAAAAAAATTAATTATAATTGATGAAACATATGCTCCAAAACTTTTGGAAAAAATAAATGTAATCGACCAACCTTCAAGATTAGAAGTAGTAACTGATTCAGATATTGAGTTAAACACAAAAGTGTACGATGCAAAAGATGAATTCATCGATAAAGTGTTAGATTTTATGAATCGAGTATTCCCTGAGGGTATGCGTGTTAGGCAGACATTACACGGGAAATCAATTGTTATGGTAGCATCGGAAAAACCAATAGCTCCAGAATGGTTAAAAGAAGCAAATGATTTAAAAGAAACTTTGGAAAATCAATAA
- a CDS encoding MarR family winged helix-turn-helix transcriptional regulator: protein MKYTPNDLISHYIYLIHLELNILNNSLLKDCEITSSQFRVLSCLWVKDGLTQSEIHEYLGIKPSSISGLIDCLEKKGFLKRVVDKEDARINRIYLTEKSAEFKECCWEKAIGLNNDILEGFSEQEKEEVKKILVKLYDNVHNRLLNHNK, encoded by the coding sequence TTGAAATATACTCCTAATGATTTAATATCCCACTACATTTATTTGATACATTTGGAATTAAACATTTTAAACAATAGTTTATTAAAAGATTGCGAAATTACATCTTCACAATTTAGAGTATTATCTTGCTTATGGGTAAAAGACGGTTTAACACAGTCTGAAATACATGAATACTTGGGCATAAAACCATCTTCAATTTCAGGATTAATCGACTGTCTTGAGAAAAAAGGTTTCCTCAAAAGAGTTGTTGATAAAGAAGATGCAAGGATAAACAGAATTTACTTAACTGAAAAAAGTGCTGAATTCAAAGAATGCTGTTGGGAAAAAGCTATTGGATTAAACAATGATATTTTAGAAGGCTTCAGTGAACAGGAAAAAGAAGAAGTTAAAAAAATACTTGTGAAATTATATGATAACGTTCATAATAGATTACTTAACCATAACAAGTAA
- a CDS encoding DUF362 domain-containing protein, which yields MSTANDKFGNISENNNNNNNNNNNTNKNTDKDFSLEIGDNCVGCGACVPFCEQEAITALGNATIDTEKCIECHICMDYCTIGAINIIE from the coding sequence ATGTCAACAGCAAATGATAAATTTGGAAATATAAGTGAAAATAATAATAATAATAATAATAATAATAATAATACCAATAAAAATACCGATAAAGACTTTTCTTTAGAAATTGGGGATAATTGTGTGGGTTGTGGGGCTTGTGTTCCATTTTGTGAGCAAGAGGCAATAACTGCACTCGGTAACGCTACAATTGATACCGAAAAGTGTATAGAATGTCACATTTGTATGGATTACTGTACAATAGGTGCAATAAATATAATAGAATAA
- a CDS encoding IMP cyclohydrolase, with protein MYLGRFLILGKTEEGNPFVTYRVSSRSFPNRVSKEMDENTIAIIPKDLEEIFRNTYITYNCVKIVNDEKNGMDTIVATNGSQTDIIADKIKLGLPIRDALSLSMIGMDYEKDDYNTPRISVVLNKEEAYMAYVAKDDIRIKKVDLEEGNAYYLSVYEACKITSHQKIAVDVKTAEEISKNIMEHEYFENPVTCATVMITENGIEKSLL; from the coding sequence ATGTATCTTGGAAGATTTTTAATATTGGGTAAAACAGAAGAGGGTAATCCTTTTGTAACCTACAGGGTATCAAGTAGAAGTTTCCCAAACAGAGTTTCAAAGGAAATGGACGAAAATACAATAGCAATAATCCCTAAAGATTTGGAAGAAATATTCAGAAATACTTATATTACTTATAATTGTGTTAAAATAGTAAACGATGAAAAAAACGGTATGGATACAATCGTAGCTACAAATGGTTCGCAAACTGATATTATTGCAGATAAAATTAAATTGGGCTTACCAATAAGGGATGCACTCTCATTGTCCATGATAGGAATGGATTACGAAAAGGACGATTACAATACGCCAAGAATATCCGTAGTTTTAAACAAAGAAGAAGCTTACATGGCATATGTGGCAAAAGACGATATTAGAATTAAAAAAGTAGATTTAGAAGAAGGTAACGCTTACTATTTAAGTGTTTATGAAGCTTGTAAGATAACAAGTCACCAAAAAATAGCAGTAGATGTAAAAACCGCTGAAGAAATCTCTAAAAACATTATGGAGCACGAATATTTCGAGAATCCTGTAACCTGTGCAACAGTTATGATTACAGAAAACGGTATTGAAAAATCATTACTTTAA
- a CDS encoding PH domain-containing protein, giving the protein MTNVVKLGFFGKDNKGNENPFFKEFLLDGEEILCSFKGLRDELVFTPSRIIMMNAQGLTGKKKEFRFFQYSKINSYAIQNSGTFDLDSEIKLVIGSVEYEFGLGKGVDVISIGKLMSGLIQ; this is encoded by the coding sequence ATGACAAATGTTGTAAAATTGGGCTTTTTTGGAAAAGACAATAAAGGAAATGAAAATCCATTTTTTAAAGAATTTTTATTGGATGGGGAAGAAATATTATGTTCATTTAAAGGATTGCGTGATGAATTGGTATTTACTCCGTCAAGAATAATAATGATGAATGCACAAGGATTAACTGGAAAAAAGAAAGAATTTAGGTTTTTTCAATATAGTAAAATTAATAGCTATGCTATCCAAAATTCCGGAACATTTGATTTAGACAGTGAAATAAAGCTTGTGATTGGAAGTGTGGAATACGAATTTGGGTTGGGAAAAGGCGTAGATGTAATATCTATCGGAAAATTAATGAGTGGATTAATCCAATAA